A single window of Leptospira wolffii serovar Khorat str. Khorat-H2 DNA harbors:
- a CDS encoding ABC transporter ATP-binding protein, producing MNSKESIISVKNVTKQFKDITAVNDLSLEIGKGEFVALLGPNGAGKTTLIEMLEGIQFPDSGEIRLLGTSWKEKETFLRANIGLALQETRFMDRATVWETLKLFGSFYKAPESRLHEILELTRLTEKQKSFVNNLSGGQRQRLALGVSIMNKPEILFLDEPTTGLDPGARRDIWKILQDLRKEGTTMILTTHYMEEAEVLCERIIVMDKGRILDQGTLSDLLGKLGGGEIVRFSLENGADPNASLPEKGRYKFSWDSERKEGRVFVERITDYLPAMLESFSKSGLVLKELECHKKTLDDLFLSMTGRGLEE from the coding sequence GTGAATTCGAAAGAATCCATTATCTCTGTCAAAAACGTAACAAAGCAATTCAAGGATATCACCGCAGTAAACGATCTCTCTCTGGAAATAGGCAAGGGAGAATTCGTTGCGCTCTTGGGTCCGAACGGCGCCGGAAAAACCACTCTCATCGAAATGCTGGAAGGCATCCAATTTCCGGATTCAGGAGAAATTCGTCTGCTCGGAACGAGTTGGAAGGAAAAGGAAACTTTTCTAAGAGCGAATATCGGTTTAGCTCTCCAGGAAACCCGCTTCATGGATCGGGCCACCGTTTGGGAGACATTGAAACTTTTCGGGAGTTTCTATAAGGCTCCCGAATCCCGTCTGCATGAGATTCTGGAATTAACCAGACTCACCGAAAAACAAAAGTCCTTCGTGAATAACCTTTCGGGAGGACAGAGACAAAGGCTCGCGCTCGGAGTCTCCATCATGAACAAACCCGAGATTCTTTTCTTGGACGAACCCACCACCGGTTTGGATCCGGGAGCCAGAAGGGATATCTGGAAGATCCTGCAGGATCTCAGAAAAGAAGGGACTACCATGATTCTAACCACTCATTATATGGAAGAAGCGGAAGTTCTCTGTGAAAGAATCATCGTCATGGATAAGGGTAGGATTCTGGACCAAGGAACTCTTTCGGATCTATTGGGCAAGTTAGGAGGAGGAGAGATCGTACGTTTCAGTTTGGAAAACGGGGCCGATCCGAACGCCTCCCTTCCGGAAAAAGGAAGATATAAATTCTCTTGGGATTCGGAAAGGAAAGAAGGACGAGTCTTTGTGGAGAGAATCACGGATTATTTACCGGCAATGTTAGAGTCCTTTTCCAAATCCGGTTTGGTATTAAAGGAATTGGAATGTCATAAAAAGACTCTCGACGATTTATTTCTCTCTATGACCGGAAGAGGGTTGGAAGAATGA
- a CDS encoding SixA phosphatase family protein: MKYLHLLRHSKSDWENTNLEDVERPLSKRGKKNARKLGKYIRDSEIVADTALVSPSIRTKETLEIIRKYSSISKNILFIDEIYGADDSELLKLIRELSAGIQIALLIGHNPGLEILGDYLLFGDKENPSFGDKENPSFAKFPTSAFLSLAIESEDWKDWGRSPARLIRFWIP, from the coding sequence TTGAAATATTTGCATCTCTTGCGACATTCCAAATCGGATTGGGAGAATACGAATCTTGAAGATGTAGAACGCCCTTTATCCAAGCGTGGAAAGAAGAACGCTAGGAAGTTAGGCAAATACATCAGAGATTCGGAAATCGTGGCCGATACTGCCTTGGTTTCGCCCTCTATCCGGACCAAAGAGACTTTAGAGATCATAAGAAAATACTCATCTATTTCAAAGAATATTCTATTTATTGATGAAATATACGGCGCAGATGATTCCGAATTATTAAAGTTGATTCGGGAATTGTCGGCGGGCATCCAAATTGCATTACTTATAGGTCATAATCCTGGCCTGGAAATCTTGGGTGACTATTTATTATTTGGGGATAAAGAAAATCCTTCATTCGGGGATAAGGAAAATCCTTCTTTTGCAAAATTCCCCACATCGGCGTTTTTAAGTCTGGCCATAGAATCCGAGGATTGGAAGGATTGGGGACGATCGCCCGCTCGATTGATTCGGTTTTGGATTCCATGA
- a CDS encoding citrate synthase/methylcitrate synthase produces MKTSEKEKEKRYSPGLEGVPAARTKLSRVDGEEGRLTIVGYEVEEFAGKASFEETIYLLWNGDRPNPIELNQFGEELRNSRRFSKVIRTIIEEAVYANLPLIDILRIGSAALSLGAGPENAKKDAMAVLATFPLIVAWAYRLSKGVAPVLPRQDLDIAANFLYMLEGKEPEHKSVRALNTYLNTVCDHGLNASTFAARVIISTQSDMISAVTGGLGALKGPLHGGAPGPALDTVFEIGEKKNAEKVLREKLSGGERLMGFGHRLYKVRDPRADVLAVAAKNLYDTEEKREFYDLAMHVEKTALRLLKEFKPDRILQTNVEFYTALLLHGIGFPTQLFTPVFAMGRAAGWTAHCFEQLKERILRPDAIYIGEEGRKWN; encoded by the coding sequence ATGAAAACTTCCGAGAAAGAAAAGGAAAAGAGATACAGTCCGGGTCTGGAAGGAGTTCCCGCAGCTAGGACTAAATTATCCCGGGTGGACGGAGAAGAAGGAAGACTCACCATAGTAGGTTACGAAGTGGAGGAGTTCGCAGGTAAGGCCAGCTTCGAAGAAACGATTTATCTATTATGGAACGGAGATCGACCGAATCCGATCGAATTGAATCAATTCGGAGAAGAACTTAGAAACTCCAGAAGATTCTCCAAGGTGATTCGAACGATCATAGAGGAAGCGGTATATGCGAATCTTCCTTTGATCGATATCCTAAGAATCGGTTCCGCCGCTCTTTCTCTCGGGGCAGGCCCTGAAAATGCGAAGAAAGATGCGATGGCGGTACTTGCCACATTTCCTTTGATCGTTGCCTGGGCGTATCGATTGAGTAAAGGAGTCGCTCCGGTTCTTCCCAGACAGGATCTAGATATTGCGGCTAACTTTCTTTATATGTTGGAGGGTAAGGAGCCTGAGCATAAATCGGTTCGCGCATTGAACACTTACTTGAATACGGTTTGCGATCACGGATTGAACGCTTCCACATTTGCCGCACGGGTGATTATATCCACCCAATCGGATATGATTTCAGCGGTGACCGGAGGCTTAGGTGCACTGAAAGGACCATTGCATGGGGGTGCACCGGGGCCAGCCCTGGATACCGTATTCGAAATCGGAGAAAAGAAAAATGCGGAGAAGGTGCTTAGGGAAAAATTGAGCGGAGGAGAAAGACTGATGGGTTTCGGTCATCGACTCTATAAGGTAAGAGATCCCAGAGCGGACGTCTTAGCCGTTGCCGCTAAGAATCTTTATGATACCGAAGAAAAAAGGGAATTCTACGATCTGGCGATGCATGTGGAGAAAACCGCCTTACGCTTACTGAAGGAGTTTAAACCGGATAGGATACTGCAAACCAATGTGGAATTTTACACGGCTCTTCTTTTGCATGGGATCGGATTTCCTACGCAATTATTTACTCCTGTATTCGCAATGGGTCGGGCCGCGGGTTGGACGGCGCATTGTTTCGAGCAGCTAAAGGAAAGGATACTCAGACCGGATGCAATCTATATCGGAGAAGAAGGAAGAAAATGGAACTGA
- a CDS encoding DUF1569 domain-containing protein, whose amino-acid sequence MKPEQLSRKEFLHQSVRLGVLIVGAGTASSLLHSCSNAPAGAKDRGLVFATLDDADEELEKLRKASKILPYGEWSPAQILLHCAQSIRYSIQGYPENKPAIFQNTVGRLAFWNFERKGRMSHDLNAPIPGADILKPSATLEEGIFELRKAFEAFIEHRGEFAPHFAYGALSKKEYESAHAMHIANHLTYLDYSF is encoded by the coding sequence ATGAAGCCGGAACAACTATCCAGAAAGGAATTCTTACATCAATCCGTCCGTTTAGGAGTCCTGATCGTAGGGGCTGGAACCGCTAGCTCCCTTTTACATTCATGTTCGAACGCTCCCGCAGGCGCAAAGGATAGAGGCTTAGTATTCGCGACTCTTGACGACGCGGATGAAGAATTGGAAAAATTAAGGAAGGCGTCCAAGATTCTACCTTACGGAGAATGGAGCCCGGCTCAAATCTTATTGCATTGCGCGCAAAGCATCCGCTATTCCATTCAAGGCTATCCGGAAAATAAGCCCGCGATTTTTCAGAATACGGTGGGCAGATTGGCTTTCTGGAATTTCGAAAGAAAGGGTAGGATGTCCCACGACCTAAACGCACCGATTCCTGGAGCCGATATTCTAAAACCTAGCGCGACTTTAGAAGAGGGAATTTTTGAACTGCGAAAAGCCTTCGAAGCGTTCATCGAACATCGGGGGGAATTCGCTCCGCATTTCGCATACGGAGCCTTGTCCAAGAAAGAATACGAATCGGCTCACGCGATGCATATCGCGAATCATCTTACATATTTGGATTATTCTTTTTGA
- a CDS encoding citrate synthase family protein, translating into MPFSSKKPFLSADEVSRILGVEMQTVYAYVSRGLLHSEAGGSKDRSKRYRREDVEQLLLRREERAQPGKTAKAALTLGQPVLESSITLLGESTLYYRGKDVLNLSEGSTFEETATLLWEAENISPFEAAWPVLSEENLSLRKNLGSRSILDICRMQLAFVEYEDPKAFRQDSKTFRKTASHILRCLTLFASRKNTSYGSISETLYSGWIEENSSDSERKRNAIRLLEASLILSADHELNVSSFTARCVASSEASLYQVTLAGLAALSGPKHGLLTEKAADLLSHSSGNSKKDRSFLEEKLRNGENIPGFGHPLYRKGDPRGKKIIELVSRLFSQNRNLEKYLIFLKEAEKILEDYPTIDAGLGLVSKILQLPKGAGIGIFAIGRSAGWLAHAIEQYEAGNLIRPRAKYVGKLPEENG; encoded by the coding sequence ATGCCTTTTTCTTCCAAAAAACCGTTTCTCTCGGCGGACGAAGTTTCTAGGATTTTAGGCGTTGAGATGCAAACCGTATATGCTTATGTCAGCCGAGGCTTATTACATTCGGAAGCCGGGGGAAGTAAGGACAGAAGCAAACGCTATCGGCGAGAAGACGTAGAACAACTTCTCTTAAGAAGAGAAGAAAGGGCCCAACCCGGAAAGACCGCTAAAGCGGCTCTAACGCTGGGACAACCCGTTTTAGAATCGTCGATCACTCTCTTAGGAGAAAGCACTCTTTACTATAGAGGTAAGGACGTTCTTAACCTCTCGGAAGGATCCACTTTCGAAGAAACGGCGACTTTACTTTGGGAAGCGGAAAATATTTCCCCTTTCGAGGCGGCATGGCCTGTACTTTCCGAAGAAAACTTAAGCCTTAGAAAGAATTTAGGCTCTCGTTCCATCTTGGACATTTGCAGAATGCAATTGGCTTTCGTAGAATATGAAGATCCGAAAGCTTTCCGTCAGGACTCTAAGACCTTTCGTAAAACGGCTTCTCACATTCTCAGATGCCTGACCTTATTCGCTTCTCGGAAGAACACATCTTACGGATCCATCTCGGAAACATTATATTCCGGATGGATAGAGGAAAATTCTTCCGACTCGGAAAGGAAGCGGAACGCAATCCGACTCTTGGAGGCGTCCTTAATCCTTTCGGCGGATCATGAATTGAACGTATCTTCGTTTACCGCTAGATGCGTTGCTTCCAGCGAAGCTTCCTTATACCAGGTTACACTTGCGGGACTTGCCGCATTGTCCGGACCCAAACACGGACTCCTTACCGAAAAGGCGGCCGATTTATTATCCCATTCGAGCGGAAATTCCAAAAAGGATCGTTCCTTCTTAGAGGAGAAGCTAAGAAACGGAGAGAATATCCCGGGTTTCGGTCATCCTTTGTATCGAAAGGGAGATCCGAGAGGTAAGAAAATCATAGAGCTCGTATCTAGACTATTCTCCCAAAATCGCAACTTGGAAAAATATCTGATCTTTTTAAAGGAAGCGGAAAAAATCCTAGAAGATTATCCTACAATAGATGCCGGCTTAGGGCTTGTATCAAAAATTCTGCAATTACCTAAAGGTGCAGGGATCGGAATATTCGCTATAGGGAGAAGTGCCGGATGGTTGGCTCACGCTATAGAACAATACGAAGCGGGAAACTTGATACGACCGAGAGCGAAATACGTAGGTAAGCTTCCCGAAGAAAACGGATAA
- a CDS encoding M23 family metallopeptidase, translating into MYNSYSRTAIFLLLILFANLELYSKEEAKKKEKPKAASVLPKIGSSEKKDKQEKPKKTATSLAPKKPKRLPGEIVEKKEDLFSFSLSGRKFAQGELLFLKIKPLPRILNKLDRFKVAWEGTELPFTQRDGFILAFVPISPEFSKANGILELTEKNLFSKNDSKKYEIPIQKTSFATSKVSHLTMDKQYTSEELPEETKAFIKECSEAKAKAFQSKSDLQIDSDFEYPVPKPILNSPFYKRRIYNKEKGRPHGGSDFKGGVGDPIFAINDGTVILSKSMYYEGNFIVIDHGLEVYSLYMHQSELLVQTGDKVKKGDLIGKIGSTGMSTGPHLHLGLRVQGVMVDPLSVVQTELVGKKPKTEK; encoded by the coding sequence ATGTACAATTCTTATTCTAGAACCGCGATATTCCTTCTTCTTATTCTTTTTGCAAACCTAGAGCTTTACTCAAAGGAAGAAGCTAAGAAAAAAGAAAAACCGAAAGCAGCCTCCGTACTACCGAAAATAGGCTCGAGCGAAAAGAAGGACAAACAAGAAAAGCCGAAAAAGACCGCGACCTCCCTCGCTCCCAAAAAACCGAAAAGGCTTCCGGGCGAAATCGTGGAAAAGAAAGAAGATCTTTTTTCTTTTTCCCTTTCCGGTCGAAAATTCGCCCAAGGGGAATTGCTGTTTTTAAAGATAAAGCCGCTTCCTCGAATCTTGAACAAACTGGATCGTTTTAAAGTCGCTTGGGAAGGAACCGAATTGCCTTTTACCCAAAGGGACGGTTTCATTCTCGCCTTCGTTCCGATTTCTCCGGAATTTTCAAAGGCCAACGGAATCCTGGAACTTACGGAGAAGAATCTATTCTCCAAAAACGATTCCAAGAAATACGAGATCCCCATCCAAAAAACTTCTTTCGCTACATCTAAGGTTTCCCATCTTACGATGGACAAACAGTATACCTCCGAGGAATTGCCGGAGGAGACCAAAGCATTCATCAAAGAATGTTCCGAAGCGAAGGCGAAAGCCTTCCAATCCAAATCGGATCTGCAGATCGATTCCGATTTCGAGTATCCGGTTCCTAAGCCGATTCTAAACAGCCCCTTTTATAAAAGAAGAATCTACAATAAGGAAAAAGGCCGCCCTCACGGCGGATCCGATTTCAAGGGCGGAGTGGGAGATCCTATATTTGCGATCAACGACGGAACCGTTATACTTTCCAAATCCATGTATTACGAAGGCAATTTCATCGTAATCGATCACGGCCTGGAAGTTTATTCCTTATACATGCATCAATCCGAGCTACTGGTCCAGACGGGAGACAAGGTAAAGAAAGGGGATCTGATCGGAAAGATCGGTTCTACCGGAATGTCCACGGGTCCTCATTTGCATCTCGGATTGAGAGTGCAAGGAGTCATGGTGGATCCGTTATCCGTAGTTCAGACGGAGCTTGTGGGAAAAAAACCGAAAACGGAAAAATAG
- a CDS encoding ABC transporter permease encodes MKQIYYLVTIQLKEFYREPGIIFWAFVFPIAIAGVLGLAFTSKGVPETRVAVISSSHQPGQLASRIEKAFVNSVGGNSNGLGTIVPKVLEEGEAIKALKRGEINLLIREDAEGNLTFSFDPNNANAQRDYLLLSNTLLSDEGNRKAASSIRKLDSKGTRYIDYLVPGMLAMGVMNSCLWGVGWNLIEMRMKKLLRRMSATPMNKLSFVLSFFFTRLAVTVVESIIFLTFTFTVFDNAFFGSPIAAILIFLTGNFAFACIGIFVGSRAQSSQVGNGLVNAVTFPMMVLSGIFFSYKNFPEVVLPVVRHLPLTLMADSLRATFIEGAGIGDALYSCVFLIGIGLVFLGAGVRIFRWS; translated from the coding sequence ATGAAACAGATTTATTATTTAGTCACGATCCAGTTAAAGGAATTCTATCGGGAGCCCGGCATTATCTTTTGGGCCTTCGTGTTTCCCATCGCGATTGCGGGAGTTTTAGGACTCGCATTCACTTCTAAGGGAGTCCCCGAGACTAGAGTCGCGGTTATTTCTTCTTCTCACCAGCCGGGCCAGTTAGCGTCTAGGATCGAAAAGGCATTCGTCAATTCAGTAGGCGGGAACTCCAACGGTCTAGGCACCATCGTTCCCAAAGTATTGGAAGAGGGGGAGGCCATCAAGGCCCTGAAAAGAGGAGAGATCAATCTACTCATCCGGGAGGACGCCGAGGGAAACCTTACGTTCTCTTTCGATCCGAATAATGCAAACGCGCAGAGGGATTATCTTCTTCTTTCGAACACGTTGCTTTCGGATGAAGGAAATCGCAAGGCCGCTTCTAGCATTCGCAAACTGGATTCCAAAGGAACGAGATACATAGATTATCTGGTTCCAGGAATGTTGGCCATGGGAGTCATGAATTCCTGTCTTTGGGGAGTGGGCTGGAATCTGATCGAAATGCGGATGAAAAAACTTTTGAGAAGAATGTCCGCAACCCCGATGAATAAACTCTCTTTCGTACTTTCCTTCTTCTTTACTCGGCTTGCAGTGACTGTCGTGGAATCGATTATTTTTCTTACCTTTACGTTTACCGTCTTCGATAACGCATTCTTCGGTTCTCCCATAGCTGCGATTCTAATCTTTCTCACTGGAAATTTCGCATTCGCTTGTATCGGAATCTTCGTGGGCTCTCGTGCACAAAGCTCCCAAGTGGGGAACGGCCTCGTAAACGCAGTAACTTTTCCTATGATGGTATTGTCCGGAATATTCTTCAGTTATAAGAATTTTCCGGAGGTCGTTTTGCCCGTCGTGCGCCATCTTCCTTTGACCTTGATGGCGGACTCCTTGAGAGCCACGTTCATCGAAGGGGCGGGCATAGGAGACGCCTTATATTCCTGTGTTTTTCTGATCGGGATCGGTCTCGTTTTTCTAGGCGCAGGTGTTCGCATTTTTAGGTGGTCCTAA
- a CDS encoding patatin-like phospholipase family protein translates to MPIIDEYDLPSRRTDSGSKIGEVFQGIWLENEICFAIAGGGCKAFYGLGFGHELKSWGLKLRQVSGVSAGAAMVLCLISGTEEESVEFFERIVRKNPRNFYFTRLFSGEKAFPHEDMYRRTIRFGMDFDKIIRSGVKVFIHTIKAFPKDDSNKNTFRLARLIAETGKAFLEDERDRGKGLYTERTFRVLRNWNMKEVLFTESDFRDPSVIEQIILNSSSIPPIVSFQNHGKEYYLDGGLTNNLMLEAFPPNAKVIGIHYETTTLVGKDQHLLDRCFIISPSQPLPITSFDYTNAKGVRETYELGKSDALKNKERILEYLKKDWVKKAEKFRKSN, encoded by the coding sequence ATGCCGATCATCGACGAATACGATCTTCCTTCCCGCCGGACCGATTCCGGATCCAAAATCGGAGAGGTATTCCAAGGCATATGGTTGGAAAATGAAATCTGCTTTGCCATTGCGGGAGGCGGTTGTAAGGCTTTTTACGGATTAGGTTTCGGCCATGAACTGAAATCCTGGGGACTCAAACTCAGACAGGTCTCCGGAGTTTCCGCAGGAGCCGCCATGGTTCTTTGTCTGATTTCCGGCACGGAAGAAGAATCAGTGGAATTCTTCGAGAGAATCGTACGCAAGAATCCTCGTAATTTTTATTTTACCCGATTATTCAGCGGAGAAAAAGCGTTTCCTCACGAGGATATGTATCGCAGAACCATTCGCTTCGGAATGGATTTCGATAAGATCATTCGTTCGGGAGTGAAAGTCTTTATTCATACCATCAAGGCATTTCCCAAGGACGATTCGAACAAGAATACGTTTCGTTTGGCCCGACTCATCGCAGAGACAGGTAAAGCTTTCTTAGAGGATGAGAGAGACCGAGGCAAGGGGTTGTATACTGAAAGAACCTTTAGAGTGCTCCGCAATTGGAACATGAAGGAAGTTCTTTTTACGGAATCGGATTTTCGGGACCCTAGCGTGATCGAGCAGATTATTCTAAACTCTTCTTCCATTCCTCCCATTGTTTCCTTTCAGAATCACGGAAAAGAATATTATCTGGACGGAGGATTGACGAACAATCTGATGTTGGAAGCGTTTCCTCCTAACGCAAAAGTGATCGGAATCCATTACGAGACTACTACTCTAGTCGGAAAGGATCAGCATTTACTAGATCGTTGTTTCATAATCTCTCCTTCTCAACCCTTACCGATTACTTCTTTCGATTATACCAACGCAAAGGGGGTTCGTGAAACCTACGAATTGGGTAAATCCGACGCATTGAAGAATAAGGAAAGAATTTTGGAGTATCTCAAAAAGGATTGGGTAAAGAAGGCGGAGAAGTTCCGGAAGTCGAATTAA
- a CDS encoding class I SAM-dependent RNA methyltransferase, which yields MGTEKNRARRSRIPERKISRSREISGLRLEKWANLGVCISHSEEKTIFVKGGIPGETVRIRVDKENSKLIWGTVLDIQVRSQSRIDSDCSSFPECGGCSYRQIDYEEEIRVKKELLKDSFVGFAKFRSEELPEISVIFGSSIGYRNTAQIKSGICSGKKVPGFYKEHSNSLVPIPDSGCKNLPSEMNDFIRKNFSNTIGKTRREDWKLRFSSGKISEYKKEEVKIGPYLPERIEWRIPANGFTQVNRFLIEEWMLKIRSWIPDSEPSLLEFYSGAGLISLAIASKLKSLIGYELSDESVRYAGENAKLAGYSHLSFHSKDLLSLNSTDLSSKGIEMAVLNPPRAGASPSLLEFLSKARFSRIVYSSCNHVTLARDLRVLQDSGYKIREIVLTDFFPRTQHFEVLTLLES from the coding sequence ATGGGTACGGAAAAGAACCGTGCGAGAAGATCCCGGATTCCTGAGAGAAAGATTTCTCGTTCTCGGGAAATTTCCGGACTTCGTTTGGAGAAATGGGCGAATCTAGGCGTCTGCATTTCTCATTCCGAGGAGAAGACGATATTCGTCAAAGGAGGAATTCCGGGAGAAACCGTAAGGATACGAGTCGATAAAGAAAATTCTAAACTGATTTGGGGAACTGTTCTAGACATACAAGTTCGTTCCCAGTCTCGCATCGATTCGGATTGTTCCTCTTTTCCGGAATGCGGCGGTTGTTCCTACAGACAGATCGATTACGAGGAAGAAATTCGAGTGAAGAAGGAATTATTGAAAGATTCTTTCGTCGGATTCGCCAAATTTCGTTCCGAAGAATTGCCGGAGATTTCCGTAATTTTCGGATCTAGTATCGGTTATAGGAATACGGCTCAGATTAAATCCGGTATCTGTTCCGGAAAAAAAGTCCCGGGTTTTTATAAGGAACATTCCAACTCTTTGGTTCCGATTCCGGATTCCGGCTGCAAGAATCTCCCTTCGGAGATGAACGATTTTATACGTAAGAATTTTTCGAATACGATCGGCAAGACCCGGAGAGAGGATTGGAAGCTCAGATTCTCCTCCGGAAAAATTTCCGAATATAAAAAAGAAGAAGTGAAAATCGGGCCCTATCTTCCCGAGAGAATCGAATGGAGGATCCCCGCAAACGGTTTCACCCAAGTGAATCGTTTTCTAATCGAGGAATGGATGTTGAAAATTCGTTCTTGGATTCCGGATTCCGAACCTTCTTTACTCGAATTTTACTCGGGGGCAGGTCTGATCAGCCTTGCGATCGCTTCCAAATTAAAAAGCCTTATCGGTTACGAATTGTCGGACGAATCGGTCCGGTATGCGGGAGAGAACGCGAAACTTGCCGGATATTCTCATTTAAGTTTTCATTCCAAGGATTTGTTATCTCTTAACTCGACGGATCTTTCTTCGAAAGGCATCGAGATGGCGGTCTTGAATCCCCCCCGCGCCGGAGCTTCGCCTTCTTTATTAGAGTTCTTATCCAAAGCGCGTTTTTCCAGAATCGTCTATTCGAGTTGCAATCATGTGACTCTTGCCAGGGATTTGCGGGTGTTACAGGATTCCGGATATAAAATCCGTGAGATCGTTCTAACGGATTTCTTTCCTCGAACCCAGCATTTTGAAGTTTTGACCTTATTGGAATCTTAA
- a CDS encoding quinone-dependent dihydroorotate dehydrogenase — protein MGNSSEWKQWIYERTAKPIFMNMDPESAHYLAQGLLGLSRRVPFAFSVLENLTTYSRDRLRSRVAGIEFPNPVGLAAGFDKTGELYPFLSRLGFGSIEIGTITGKAQPGNPKPRIFRYPEDQALINRMGFNNPGADAAEITLRSQAKTGIRGINVGKTKIVSEEEAVEDYVYSLSKLTPFADYAVINISSPNTPGLRNFQKKQNFGKLMKGIRKGLGGKFPIPTFVKFAPDMEESELKELLEALSDYSLAGVILTNTSIDKTLLSRYPNVEKEGGVSGRPIRSNSTEMIRTAYSVLKGKLPIIGVGGIDSGEAALEKILAGADLIQLYTGYVYNGPFLPVRILEYLDKTLEKVGAKSVSEIVGKKKL, from the coding sequence ATGGGAAATTCCTCCGAATGGAAGCAATGGATCTACGAAAGAACGGCCAAACCTATCTTTATGAATATGGACCCGGAATCGGCCCATTATTTGGCCCAGGGACTTTTGGGGCTGAGTAGGCGGGTCCCTTTCGCGTTTTCCGTATTAGAAAATCTTACTACATATTCCCGTGACAGACTTCGTTCTCGAGTCGCAGGGATAGAATTTCCGAATCCAGTAGGACTGGCGGCCGGGTTCGATAAAACGGGAGAATTATATCCGTTTTTATCGAGACTTGGCTTCGGCTCCATTGAGATCGGAACCATAACGGGAAAGGCTCAGCCCGGAAATCCAAAGCCTCGCATTTTTCGCTATCCCGAAGATCAGGCACTGATCAATCGCATGGGTTTCAATAATCCGGGAGCGGATGCCGCGGAGATAACGCTTCGTTCCCAGGCTAAGACCGGAATCCGAGGGATTAATGTGGGAAAGACCAAGATTGTCTCCGAAGAAGAAGCGGTGGAAGATTACGTATATTCTCTTAGCAAGCTGACTCCTTTTGCGGATTATGCTGTAATTAATATTTCCTCTCCGAATACTCCCGGGCTTCGTAATTTCCAAAAAAAACAGAATTTCGGAAAACTTATGAAGGGAATCCGGAAAGGATTGGGAGGAAAATTTCCGATTCCTACTTTCGTGAAATTCGCTCCCGATATGGAGGAATCGGAATTGAAGGAACTTTTGGAGGCTTTGTCCGATTATTCTCTCGCTGGAGTCATTCTCACGAATACCTCCATCGATAAGACTCTTTTGAGTCGTTATCCGAATGTGGAGAAGGAAGGCGGAGTTTCGGGGAGACCGATTCGTTCGAACTCCACGGAAATGATTCGAACCGCGTATTCCGTGTTAAAAGGAAAGCTACCGATCATAGGAGTCGGAGGAATCGATTCGGGAGAGGCCGCTCTGGAGAAAATTCTAGCAGGCGCCGATCTAATCCAACTTTATACGGGATACGTGTATAATGGGCCGTTTTTGCCGGTGAGAATCTTGGAATACTTGGATAAAACCTTGGAAAAAGTGGGAGCCAAGTCCGTTTCCGAAATCGTAGGAAAAAAGAAATTATAA
- the hpt gene encoding hypoxanthine phosphoribosyltransferase — translation MKDSSLDPSSFPVLFSPEQIRLRVKELGEAIGRDYSGKNPLFVCVLRGSVYFFSDLTRSVPYPIELDFIQAKSYEGTESTGIVKLTKDLDSELQGRHVILVEDIVDTGRTLQVLIAHVQSKKPSSLEVASLLFKEGGEACGYPVKYVGWKIGKEFVIGYGLDYDGRYRNLPGVYLFQ, via the coding sequence ATGAAAGATTCTTCTTTAGATCCTAGTAGCTTTCCCGTTTTATTTTCTCCGGAACAGATCAGATTACGCGTAAAGGAATTGGGAGAAGCGATCGGGAGGGATTACTCAGGCAAGAATCCTCTTTTTGTCTGTGTGCTGAGAGGGAGCGTTTATTTTTTTTCCGATCTGACCCGATCGGTCCCTTATCCTATAGAATTGGATTTCATCCAAGCCAAGTCTTATGAAGGAACGGAATCCACAGGCATCGTAAAACTTACGAAGGACCTGGATTCGGAGCTACAAGGAAGACATGTGATTCTTGTAGAGGATATAGTGGATACGGGTCGGACCTTGCAGGTTCTGATCGCCCATGTACAATCCAAGAAGCCTTCGAGTCTGGAAGTTGCTTCCCTACTTTTCAAGGAAGGTGGGGAGGCCTGCGGCTATCCGGTAAAATATGTCGGTTGGAAAATTGGAAAGGAATTCGTGATCGGATACGGACTAGATTACGACGGCAGGTACAGAAACCTGCCGGGGGTTTACCTATTTCAGTAA